The following coding sequences lie in one Arachis stenosperma cultivar V10309 chromosome 5, arast.V10309.gnm1.PFL2, whole genome shotgun sequence genomic window:
- the LOC130979244 gene encoding squamosa promoter-binding-like protein 3 gives MDRRTEEEEGEQQNLGEGVHDEKRRKQKITIRLVYADGSSRWNSSSSCTTLSYCCQADECLADLQAAKRYNRRHKVCERHAKAPVVLVSGTRQRFCQQCSKFHELALFDDNKRSCRERLASHNERRRKAQAHHADLQPQPESDIN, from the exons atggatCGCAgaacagaggaagaagaaggagaacaACAAAATTTGGGAGAAGGAGTGCATGACGAGAAGAGGAGAAAGCAGAAGATAACAATAAGGTTGGTTTATGCTGATGGATCAAGTAGATGGAATTCGTCTTCTAGTTGTACTACTTTGTCTTACTGTTGTCAAGCAGATGAATGCCTAGCAGACTTGCAAGCTGCTAAGAGGTACAATCGCCGTCACAAGGTTTGCGAGCGACATGCTAAAGCTCCGGTTGTCTTAGTTTCTGGCACTCGGCAAAGATTCTGCCAACAGTGTAGCAA ATTTCATGAGCTAGCCCTGTTTGATGACAACAAAAGGAGCTGCAGAGAAAGATTGGCCAGTCACAATGAGCGTAGAAGAAAAGCTCAAGCTCATCATGCAGACCTTCAACCCCAACCAGAGAGCGATATTAATTAA